TCTCCCTCGCCGTTCGCCGTTCGCCGCGCCGGTCGTCGGGTCGCCGCTGTCTCGCCGTCAGCGCCGTCAGTCGCCAGCTATGGGCCGGCGACGAGCCCTTGCCGCTGCCGTCGCGCGAGGATTTGGGGAAAACAGCGCCTCTGTCCGACGCTGCCATCCGCCATCCGGTGTCGCCGCCGGTCGTGAGCTCAGCGAGGCAGCACTGCCATCGCGGTCAGACACTCCGTGAGGCGGGTCGTCGTTCGTGCTCCTTCATCGCTCTCAGTTGGAGTCGCGGAGGGGTCCTCGGCATCTCCGTCGCGCCATCCAGTTCCGCCGTCGTTTCGTACTTCGCCAGCGAAGTCGCCGACAGGAAAAAGGCATCgcctttctctctttctccggCGTTCCCTGGCGACTCACGCCCGTCAAAGCTCCAGCCCTCCCCTGGCTCCCTCCGACGAATTCTCTATCGTCGTCATCGCAGCTCGCCGCTGCTGCCTCCCGTCCTTTCACGGCGACTCAGCGCCGTCGCTGACATCTCTGGCTGAGGCAGACGCTGCTCGGTCCGCTTCGCAGAccagcgccgccgccgccgccgcccgtCGGCCTTAAAGCTAAGTTCTTTTTCTCCCTTTCATTACTTAGTATATTTGTTTGAAACTTGGACAGTAGctatgtgaaattaaaatcctTGTATTTGTTCCTGGCGGTGAAGTTCATATTGTTTTGCTACTGAATTTGGCCTATGAGGCAGACTATGGTTTTCCTTAAACTAGCTTGTTATGATGTGGAAGTTCTGGAGCTCCAAGTTCTTGAGTCTATACATGAGGTTCGAAAAAGACAGAGGGTGTGCTTGTGTCTCTGTGATTTCATTTAAGATTTAGCATTCTATTCGAGATTTCTAAGTTGAGGCGCTTCTACATATGCTTGTGCTTGTTTTTCCTACTATTTCTGTTGTAGATTTGCAAAGTGATATCTTTGTGCTTAAGCATGGTTGTGTAGTGATTTTCTACATGGATGAAAAGGGAGTCATAAGGAGAGTTGTGTGTTACCTCTTGTGATAGTGAAGGAATGGGGCTGTCCTTGTTGCTGCTCACTATTTCGTTCCACTCTCTAACTCTCTATACTGCtggaaattttgaagtatGTGGAAGGGAGTTCATAAGTGGTGTGGAGGGGTTTTTATAGGCAAGAGTGTGTACTCTTGAAGCCTTAATTGAAGCTGTTgtattttcttgttattttcctGCAGCAAATCTCCCTTTTCTTTGATCTTTTGCAGCCACTTTATCTTAATGTAGTTTGGTGCCTAGTTTGGGTACTTGGTACTTGGCTAATGAATTCCATTGTTTGATTGTGGCTGGTAGAAACATGTGCTGCATAGTGTGGAGGATTTTGCAGGATTGACTTTCCCCTCTTGGTGAGTCTTTGGTCCTCCATAGCAAAAGGAAAGGTTGTTTCTCCCCTTCTAATAGTAGTCCCTTAATTACTCTTGTTCCTTAGccattaaaatatgtttttatctTGCAGGTGAGAGAGAAATCTTGGCTACTACCTAGCTGTCTCGGAGAGTGGGCTCGCTGCCCTGGGCCCGGTGGCCGATCAGATACGGGCCGCGACTTTCGGCCCGGAAGAAGAGGCCCGATGCCATTTGTTCCATGCAcgttttatctttttagttgTTCATTGTATTGCCTAGTAATGCTATTCGAAAATCCGTGATATTCTACACGTATTTCCCATTGTTTAGTTCATTTGATTACTTTAGCTTTTATTTGCAACCAAAAAGGATTAAGTTTCACAAAAGGCTCGAACTCCATTAACTCTTCATGAAAAGAGAACTTTTACATCTTTAGTTCGACATTAACAAGACAAAAGAATAGAAATAAGGGTGCGGGTATTACAAAACCAGCCCTAgataacaaaaatgaaaatagaaataaaaaagattaccATTAACCACAACAACATCATTAGACGCCATCGTAAAATTCAAACCACCATTAAAGACTTTATATCTTTTCTTTGGCATTTCCAAACCAATATCTAAGTCCTGACACACCCTTGAAAGCTTACCtgcaaattatttaaaaaattattgctAAAATAACaaccaatataaaattataaaatcaataaaatgatataaaaaacaataagatatgaataacaaaaaatatgtagCCAACAAAcgtataaaatatataactataaaaaaacaatacatttattatcatcataaaataaaaacacatctTTAGAAATGGACAAAGGCAACTCAATATTGTCAAACTTATCAGAGACACAGCCACTTGCATTTCCAACACAAATTTCATCCATCATATTTTCATTCTCCTCAACTTAACgtgaaataaaacaacaaacaacaaaaacaataagtataaccaaatataaaattaaatcaggattaaatttgataaacattaaaaaaaacgccaTTAATCACAACAAAGACCATACaaactattataaaattggaaaCATATTACCTTTATAATCTAATAAAATCTCATCTTTAGAAGTATCCAAAGACAACTCAATTTTGTCAGACTTGTTAGACACACAGCCACTTATATTTCCAACAAAAGTTTCATACATCATATTTTCATTCCCCTCAACTAAATCTGAAATCCAACAacctataaaattaaatctcgGATTAAAgttgataaatattaaaaaaatcatcattaaTCACAacaatgacaaaaaaaatatcataaaattcgAAACACAATACCTTTATCatctaataaaatatcatcttTAGAAGTACCCAAAGACAACTCACTTTTGTCAGACTTTTTAGCAACACAGCCACTTATATTTCCAACATAAGTTTCATacatcacattttcattcacCTCAACTAAACCTGAAATACGACAACCTACAATAAGAAGAATAAGTAAAATGCGACAGTAAAAATTAAACTGaagattaaatttgaaaaagattgaaaaatacCATTAATGACAACACTGTCCATAGAAACCATTGTAAAATTCAAATCACCatcaaaaattttatagcATTTATTATTAGACAATTTTTCATGAGCACCGAATCCATGAGAGGGCATTGAATCTTCACctgtaaaataattaatcgtTGATTAGAAACAATTAAACTATATTCGATATcaataaatacaataattataaaaaaatacaacaatcTGTATAACtatacaataaaaattcaaCAGCTACGGATCAATACAATATAAATGTAATATATACATTGAAACATGTTGAAATCTCAAACAATTAGACAACTATCTAGTCAAGCATCCATTACTTTTACATATAACACGCCAAATAAATatccaacaaataaaattacacataTAAAATGAACCATAATAATCCAAattctaacaaaataaaacaaaaatccaaaataaaattctaagcCTTAAAAACACCCACAAACCTAGATACACaaacaaatgaataaaattgaaaataaaatctacAACTCAGGAATGCCCTCAAAGATAGATATAAACCAACAATGAGTACAATATATTAATACCAATCCGTTTTTGGATTCaaagtaaattaattgaaattacaaaatatcaaagaaaatttatataaaaaaaataagaattttcctacgatacacaaaatacatatGAAAACAACCaagaaaaagaacaataaacagtacaaaaaaattattctcaaTACGCACATAGctaaaaacagaaaaagtcaaaaaagattaaaatacaaagaaatacaaaacaataaatagaACAACTATCATTAACGAAATCAAagtgaaaatatttaaaattaaaatttaaaattataaaaaataagcaCCGGGTAAGATTGAACTGTAAGGGGAAGATTTTCTTTGAAACATGAGATTTTTTACTTGTTAGTATTAAAACTACAATATATTAATAGGTGTCGTTTCATTTTGATGACAAtaatttaaccaaaaatattaataaacatTATCTTGAAATTCGAGccaataaatgtaaaaaaatattcacaaaaGAATACTTAATCAAATAACTAAACAACCAAAAGTTAAAACCCACTGTGCAATAgactttataaatttaaataactataataaataatacaaaCACATTATTTAACAGTATCAATAAAGGAAAAACATAAATTGAGAATGACACCAAGAAcataatatcaatttaatgaaattataaaatataagtaacaaattatttatttatttgaaatataaaagtctaaaatcaatatatcatGGGTTCTGATAGAAGTAtaatgttagagtttgtatactagaaatcacgttttgagtgattgaatactgtaaaactcttattttattttccaaggaataaaacagattatttttgtcataatgttgttatgttttacatttaatggatgtttatgcatgtttaaatgtataagttaacttaacaaagtctaagtctttattttagtagaccggttgtgggtggcgtccactttaaggtaacacggtcagtcctaaacaaagaaaaagatgaatttcacaacctagttggaattagactatccatcgagaaatgttgcaatgtcagtccgcatatttctaagcctaactgaaataagatgacattggtgtggtatagcattgaatggatctaacaagcaagacttgtccttaggctatctactgaaaggcgaggtcttgataaatatttgtttcttaatcaatgtaggttagcattgagcatatggtattgattatgcattactttgacttatcaaatggtgtgGGTTTTGCATAACCCAAtgatcccgatatattgggtagtggtgattaatatctagcggtgctaggattgctattatgttgaatcgtacgcgaggtgagtctcgtttgataatatcctcaagaggagcgcgaaacaaggttttattattcggaacctagctagttggagtttgattactctatgaataataaataagcggtCCATGCTAAGTCcattcttggaattaataagaagttaattaattaagtccatagcagacactaattaattaatggacatttttatcttaagcatgggaaatgaaagtaaaacggaaacccggattacttataatttcggatttggatgtggagagttcaatattacttttgtagtggatgctcgtaatattccaattaaagcttatattaaattgtgggttcaatttaattagttaaaagtaaattggatgagctcatatccaaaaccttccatagatccctgtcagggcccaaaaggaacttaatataaataggagaataaggGAGACAACAATCATAAGTTTTTATACTCAAATTTGTGTCCTCCCCTATAGAGTGGAGCTCGAAATTTTTGTCCTATTCctaaaaggatttcttctgtcttctttatctAAGTCCTAGTgttctggtgagatcagcccacactgatatcggagtatagttcgggaaccagagagaagatttatggtctagtattcaaagcgtcacatggagaagctgctagccatcttcatttctttggagaattaattaggtattatttctgctccgtagaaaagtatgttttaggtttcagtattcttaaaacatgattaattcaagttatggcatgatacatgtgagagttacgcgaatagattttgtataaataatcTGTTAAATAGATCTgtttattatgtgatttatttgtgcgattaataattgttaatcCTTCGcaccgctgccagttccttcgtATAACATTATAAGCAAATaaccataaaataaataatacggAGTAACAATTAATGAAACACACCAACtgcaaatattatattataaattacaacAGAAGAAAAACTTAGTCGAATACATAATTACTCATCTTTATTGACTCTGAATATACACATAGTCAATAACAAaacgaaaataaaagatgagCAGCGGTCCAACCAGCATATTGGTTAATAATGATACTTACACAAAAGACAACATCACCGCCATaatcaaaactcaaaacacaTTCCAATGCATAAAACTTCAATCTTTAGGTTCTATTTTAACAGCCACCAACTTGTTCTTCCTCTTACTAAACTTCAAAGGCACATCAAATTCTTCAGCCAACTTCCTCTTAATCCCAGGGCTAATATCAACTTCATCTTTCAGAGCAAAGCTTTTCTTCCGCTCCACTGATGGACACACATCAGGAGTAACATCCACATCAATGATAAAATCATCATTCATAAAGCCATTAACTTTACACTTATTTTCAACACTCATGACACCATCATCGGGAAGTATCTCAAGATCAGTTTTCATTCCACTGCAAGCAGGTGAAAACAACCTTTCACCATAAACCTGATATGGAAAAAAGtttagtaataatataatcataataatcATTACTTACTATagaacatttaaaaatattataaaataccTGCAGCGAATCATCATCATTACCCAAATTAACAATGGGCGATAGCCTGTCGCAATCCTCTAAAAAGAGATCATCTAATGACTTCGAAGTATCTCCATTATCAACATTATCAAACATAATCGCCGAATACTTGCGAATAATAGTCTCATCACAAACAACCTTTTTAACATTATATGGCTTCAAACTCAGAAAATCAACTTCTTTTCTTAGAGATATCTTAAAGAGATAGATTTTGTCAGTGATGAAATTCTCAACTTCCTTCGGCACACAATTAGCCGAAACAACCtgatatcaataaaaaaaattagccaactaattaaactaaaataaaaaaaacaatacataaacacataaataaaagaagtacttattatttatatttttcctaACATACCTCCTGTAACACCCACCTTTTTCACTTATCTTTAAACCATTCGGGAGAAATTGAAATGTAAACGCATTTCGTCCTAAAATTTCATTTGGAGCTTAATTAGATGATTGTTCACCTTGTCTTCTTATGATTTGACCGAATATTTAAGTATCGGCATACCAACAGCTATGATTAAAAGATTTGTCCAAGGACGTATATACGATAAAGGAATATCTTTAGCAAATGAATGAGTACATGATTAAGGAGCAACGAACTACTTTATGAACAAATAGAACCAATGTATTACTCATAAGTTGCTACATATATGTAAACTTATGGAGTACAGTCATTTAAGTTACAAATATGCTTTTGGACTTCTTCCTCTCAACCCAAAAGGAGTGCCCACTGCTTCGGCCCACTCACACTTGGCCTGTTAGACCCAAGGGCAGCCAGCCCCTCACAAATAATCGTCACCACCCCAGCCCATTATATAAGCAGACCTGCAAAATGAAGACAAATATCATCAATTCTCCAAGGTATACAAGGCTGCAGCAAGGtactatatgataaataaataaggcTTTACTTTGATTACAAAACAAGGGAGGGTTTTGAGATGTCAAAAGATGTCCAACAACTTGCCTAAATAGGAATGGCAGCTGCACTCTTCctaccacaaaaaaaaaaaaaaaaaaaaNNNNNNNNNNNNNNNNNNNNNNNNNNNNNNNNNNNNNNNNNNNNNNNNNNNNNNNNNNNNNNNNNNNNNNNNNNNNNNNNNNNNNNNNNNNNNNNNNNNNATGTCTAGGTGTATATCATAAAAGATTAGCTAAGTCTCAATTTAAAATGCCCACTTGGATATATAAATCCGCATTTATccaattaagactaaatccatttaaaacaCACCAATTAAATTCGAGAACTCAAATTTCTCATAGCTTTCATAAAATCACATGACAAGAAGAATCTTATTAcatctttaattcaaaatgatgttttctagatgaaataaaattcaccttcatcaaaattaaagacaaaattcaacttaataaataattaaggattttaatagcaaaattaatgctctatgaattttcatacctttaaatcacatttgatgttatctagatgaaacaaattcaccttcatcaaaattaaagataaaattcaaattaaactaggaattgaattccaattaaaatccaattaatcatttaacactttaataatttaggatttaagTAGCATGTTAATGCCAAATgaatttttcacttctttaattaaaccgatgttatctagatgaaataaaattcacctacatcatattaaagacaaaattcaaactaggaataggattccaattaaaatccatccaattattatatatgtaattttcgaaaattttgaaggtttaaaacaattgaaaaactcATGTCTTTTCCTTAGGTATATATCTAGGAAATAATTCCATAAcacaccaattaaaatatagacaattttcaattaaaccttaaaattaaaacatgaaagcatattaagagaatattctttaaaattccATCCAATTAAGGAAAAGCCAAAAATtagatcaaataaatattgaatttccttatgttaattatcatgatattatCTAGATGGAAATAATCCAccaaaatcaactaattaacaaattaaatcaattatttgacTAATTATTCCAATTGGCAAAATTTAAAGAAGacaattattctcttttaaattagaatcttgacttaattgcaaaatcattctaattaccacaagatattttaattattctaggtttaggattttaaaccaCAATTATAAATAGCTTGCGTCTTAAGAAACGAAAACATGAAAAACGAAGAGCGAGACGACGCAACGACGCaacccaaaaccctaattagggtttgggcCGCCACGGGCCTCGCGGCAGCCGCTGCTGCCGCGCCCGACCTCCGCCGCCTCCCGCGACCACCGCCGCTGCTCCCACTGCAGCGGCGCTGCCTCTGCCGCTCCCACTGGAGCAGCCGCCGCCCGCTGACCGCCGCCGTCTCTGCTGCTCCGTTGTCTAGAACACCGCGGCTGCTGCCCTAACCGAAGTCAGGGCCGCCGCTGTCCTTCGGAGCTGCTGTTCGCCGACGACGCAGCTGCTTTTGCTGCTGCGAGCGTCGCCACTGCCCGGAGCAAGGGCTGCTGTCACTGCAGCGTTTCCGCCGCCCGCTGACTGCCTCCCGCCGCCGCCCGAAGACGACGACGCCGCTGCTGCTGCCCGCCGTCGCCCGAAGACGACGACGCCGCTGCTGCTGCGTTCTGGAGCTGATCGCCGCTGCCGACACACGGCTGTGCAGCCGCTGCCCGGCGCTGCTGTCCGAAGACGATGCAGCGGCTGCCGGAGCTGCTGCCCGCCGCCGTCGCTGACTCCTCCGACCAGCCGTAGCCACCGCCGCCTTTTCTCACCAGATCTGGATCGGCGATCCCCGATGAAGGCAGCCCGGTTCTTGAACACATCTAGGGTTTAAACCCTTGCATTCATTTATtcgtttttcaattttaatcaaCTTGATTCATCGCGGTCGCTTCGCTTGACCGCGATCTTAAATCTCAATTAATCGTTTCTTAATATGTAACAATCTTTTATGTTCATatcaaatatgcatatttaaatatcaagcatttagcaatttaaatagatCTAGCATATTAAgaacataaaactatagaTCTAATGAATACTTGcttagatctagaatattcttgtgaaaaactcaaataaaattcgagattcataatattctttcatcgatccaagtattcaatcatggaccactttatttcttgattcaaaaacatatattcacttaaacacatacatatatgtaatcaacaaacatataaTCTAGTACATATTACTTAGAATATATAGATCTAATGATGTTCAtcatagatctagaatatttttgtgaaaaacttgaataaaattcaagattcataatattctttcatcgatctagaacatcatatcatagatccaaaaataaaatcaagaaaaacatagatccaacacatattgcattattttcgaaaatcccaagTTTTAACactataattttcgaaaaattcaattaatcaaatacataatcagagcctaaaaattggctctgataccagttgttgggactaccgcagcggaagacacggaaaccaaacaggtcctagaacggatctatttaggtgattatgcattcgactccaatttcatgcaatttacatagatctatagatataacatcaaataaacacataatcatgcatattcgatgtagattcgattgttacctcattttgatccatcataggatcgaagttgctagctgcaccaccctcaacatcaaaataaacagagatcgacataacaattgaagaaataagctaacagcagagagatctatgcaaaatgacttgaaatttaacCGCTAAACGCAGATCCACGAACGGTAAAACAATTaagcatcatcaacatcaagatcgactcccaaaagtgaagttcaaCGGTagcaaaacaactgaaattaaaggtaattgtatcttcgccctcactcggacggtgttgccaaACACGAGATTTTCTAGAAAGTACCCTTCCGATCACGACCACCCCAgatccattcccaagtgtgtgtaaagtgtgtgagctaagaagagtaaaaaaaaactctctcttttgcgttgcatgctcttctatatatataggcgtttgagtgggcccagcgaggtatagataagactttgttgccctcagctgtagactcctctgtcacgccaattttccttgtaaatcctgctcacttcgttcctttccttcgctagaccatctccttcagtacatccttgatctagcgattttcttcacacacctggcttaggaaacgtgttagacccagcaaattataacatttttcgcacattaccgatgcatgaaattagccttatcacctTGGCACAACTAGATCAGGTTCTTCTATCTCTTCAATGACCACTCCGAATTTTTGGCAAGCTTTATGATATTTGAGATACTCCTCCGCTTCTTCCTTCCGCTGCTTCAGTATGGCGGCCGCCCGCGTAGTCTCGACGATGTAAATGTGAACTAGCTTTCTGCTAGTAGCCGCCACTTGGAGAAAACCAGTTAGATGTGGTTCCTCAATAAGGGGCATCAACGGGCCTCCTATGTCAATGCCCATACACTCATCACTGTACTTCGGATGGTAGTAATAAAACTCACAAACAGCCTTCATATCATACTTCAACTTGAGCACCATACTTGAGAGATCCAAGAAGTCAAAACCAGGTTATGTTGCAAAAGTCAAAGAATGTCAACAGACCCCCACAATACTTCTTCTGTTTATTGATTTCGCAGATCGCAC
The nucleotide sequence above comes from Salvia hispanica cultivar TCC Black 2014 chromosome 5, UniMelb_Shisp_WGS_1.0, whole genome shotgun sequence. Encoded proteins:
- the LOC125189483 gene encoding uncharacterized protein LOC125189483, coding for MRLHFNFSRMVVSANCVPKEVENFITDKIYLFKISLRKEVDFLSLKPYNVKKVVCDETIIRKYSAIMFDNVDNGDTSKSLDDLFLEDCDRLSPIVNLGNDDDSLQVYGERLFSPACSGMKTDLEILPDDGVMSVENKCKVNGFMNDDFIIDVDVTPDVCPSVERKKSFALKDEVDISPGIKRKLAEEFDVPLKFSKRKNKLVAVKIEPKD